One genomic region from Rosa rugosa chromosome 1, drRosRugo1.1, whole genome shotgun sequence encodes:
- the LOC133730635 gene encoding uncharacterized protein LOC133730635, protein MICKKEDILPNYDFQPIRPITGASSQSPSFDATPNLGGGGGSTRAWNSQESKSNTNTPIRNCGSVDSFERSKDVVEKDRNVPDATIISEIDHTMKKYADNLLQVMEGISARLTQLESRTRHLENYVDDYY, encoded by the exons ATGATTTGCAAGAAGGAAGATATCTTGCCGAACTATGATTTCCAGCCCATCCGTCCCATCACTGGAGCCTCTTCGCAATCCCCAAGTTTTGATGCTACACCTAATCTCGGAGGTGGAGGAGGATCCACTAGGGCTTGGAACTCCCAAGAGTCCAAGTCCAACACCAATACTCCCATCAGA AATTGTGGTTCTGTGGATTCCTTCGAACGTTCAAAAGATGTTGTGGAGAAGGACCGAAATGTTCCTGATGCTACAATTATATCAGAGATTGACCACACCATGAAGAAGTATGCTGATAATTTACTTCAAGTTATGGAAGGTATTAGTGCACGACTAACACAACTTGAGAGCAGAACCCGCCACCTTGAGAATTATGTTGATGAttactactag
- the LOC133741393 gene encoding UPF0481 protein At3g47200-like isoform X2, with translation MGKGNLIIASRWLILKKITSTCRRRFQESLACTTFPTLDAKILARGFHQVRGGSSSLTEELESILNPEDQGRESSTNSMTCIYKVPSTMRQVNRKAYEPNIVSIGPYHHGVESLQEMEKLKHTYFRRLFQPNYHDRLDDEVVSLKKKKAVDDAKKAMEELEVAARSCYSEQSKLSSKAFVKMMLIDGCFIIGLLRDSLQSDFEHTPSIIQRWMLPTLRRDLIKIENQLPLFVLRKLFQLTEASTTCHEKPIASWKLEALALRFFQPLLRGHDVLTKPPQHYAPQHCQSSSSKHFLDLFHRTISPDCSTRSVLQTPPRGKQTKQILSVQELKEAGVKFRTDPTRGPLDITFGRVAWSWGKPHQLGQGCRAPALPRSPAPLSRQQQEGGETRQQPLQGGWSGCFQVLLVQGG, from the exons ATGGGGAAGGGAAACCTTATAATTGCAAGCAGATGGTTAATCTTAAAGAAGATAACCAGCACTTGCAGAAGGAGATTTCAAGAAAGTTTGGCTTGTACTACTTTCCCTACACTTGATGCAAAAATCTTAGCAAGAGGTTTCCATCAAGTTCGTGGTGGCAGCTCATCATTGACAGAAGAGCTGGAGAGTATTCTTAATCCTGAAGATCAAGGGAGGGAGAGTAGTACAAACTCTATGACCTGCATTTACAAGGTTCCTAGCACCATGCGTCAGGTGAACAGGAAGGCTTACGAGCCCAACATTGTGTCCATCGGTCCTTACCATCACGGAGTTGAAAGCCTACAAGAAATGGAGAAGCTTAAGCACACATACTTTCGGCGCCTCTTTCAACCAAACTACCATGATAGGTTGGATGATGAAGTAGTGtcgctgaagaagaagaaggcggtAGATGATGCGAAGAAGGCAATGGAGGAATTGGAGGTGGCGGCTAGGAGCTGCTACTCGGAACAATCCAAGCTTAGCAGCAAGGCGTTTGTAAAGATGATGCTGATTGATGGTTGCTTCATTATAGGGTTGCTCAGGGATTCATTGCAGTCCGATTTTGAGCACACACCCTCCATCATTCAAAGGTGGATGCTTCCAACCCTGCGCCGGGATTTgatcaaaatcgaaaatcaGCTTCCCCTCTTTGTCTTGCGCAAATTATTTCAGCTGACCGAAGCAAGCACTACTTGTCATGAGAAACCAATTGCAAGTTGGAAATTGGAAGCACTAGCCCTTCGCTTCTTTCAGCCGCTACTGCGAGGACATGATGTTCTGACCAAACCACCGCAGCATTATGCACCACAACATTGtcaaagcagcagcagcaagcaCTTTCTTGATCTTTTCCACAGGACAATCAGTCCGGACTGCTCTACCCGTTCAGTACTGCAAACGCCGCCGCGAGGGAAGCAAACCAAGCAGATTCTATCAGTACAAGAGCTCAAGGAGGCCGGAGTCAAGTTCAGAACAGACCCCACTCGAGGGCCACTAGACATCACTTTCGGCCGCGTCGCTTGGAGTTGGGGGAAG CCTCATCAACTCGGCCAAGGATGTAGGGCTCCTGCACTACCACGGAGTCCTGCACCACTCTCTAGGCAGCAACAGGAGGGTGGCGAAACTCGTCAACAACCTTTGCAAGGAGGTTGGTCCGGATGTTTCCAAGTCCTACTTGTACAAGGTGGTTAG
- the LOC133741393 gene encoding UPF0481 protein At3g47200-like isoform X1 has protein sequence MGKGNLIIASRWLILKKITSTCRRRFQESLACTTFPTLDAKILARGFHQVRGGSSSLTEELESILNPEDQGRESSTNSMTCIYKVPSTMRQVNRKAYEPNIVSIGPYHHGVESLQEMEKLKHTYFRRLFQPNYHDRLDDEVVSLKKKKAVDDAKKAMEELEVAARSCYSEQSKLSSKAFVKMMLIDGCFIIGLLRDSLQSDFEHTPSIIQRWMLPTLRRDLIKIENQLPLFVLRKLFQLTEASTTCHEKPIASWKLEALALRFFQPLLRGHDVLTKPPQHYAPQHCQSSSSKHFLDLFHRTISPDCSTRSVLQTPPRGKQTKQILSVQELKEAGVKFRTDPTRGPLDITFGRVAWSWGKVLTIPRIHIDDHRGTLFRNMVAFEKCDPNCDQDVTTYLFFLDSLINSAKDVGLLHYHGVLHHSLGSNRRVAKLVNNLCKEVGPDVSKSYLYKVVRDVNEYYSSKYGKIRGFLVHHHFSSWLVGISTLAACLALYLALIQTGCTVATARKELSTHTTFGDFLKESLLLHHMKEWWGSFGNTGSTENNALDRNDRHGVLCILLEIGIDF, from the coding sequence ATGGGGAAGGGAAACCTTATAATTGCAAGCAGATGGTTAATCTTAAAGAAGATAACCAGCACTTGCAGAAGGAGATTTCAAGAAAGTTTGGCTTGTACTACTTTCCCTACACTTGATGCAAAAATCTTAGCAAGAGGTTTCCATCAAGTTCGTGGTGGCAGCTCATCATTGACAGAAGAGCTGGAGAGTATTCTTAATCCTGAAGATCAAGGGAGGGAGAGTAGTACAAACTCTATGACCTGCATTTACAAGGTTCCTAGCACCATGCGTCAGGTGAACAGGAAGGCTTACGAGCCCAACATTGTGTCCATCGGTCCTTACCATCACGGAGTTGAAAGCCTACAAGAAATGGAGAAGCTTAAGCACACATACTTTCGGCGCCTCTTTCAACCAAACTACCATGATAGGTTGGATGATGAAGTAGTGtcgctgaagaagaagaaggcggtAGATGATGCGAAGAAGGCAATGGAGGAATTGGAGGTGGCGGCTAGGAGCTGCTACTCGGAACAATCCAAGCTTAGCAGCAAGGCGTTTGTAAAGATGATGCTGATTGATGGTTGCTTCATTATAGGGTTGCTCAGGGATTCATTGCAGTCCGATTTTGAGCACACACCCTCCATCATTCAAAGGTGGATGCTTCCAACCCTGCGCCGGGATTTgatcaaaatcgaaaatcaGCTTCCCCTCTTTGTCTTGCGCAAATTATTTCAGCTGACCGAAGCAAGCACTACTTGTCATGAGAAACCAATTGCAAGTTGGAAATTGGAAGCACTAGCCCTTCGCTTCTTTCAGCCGCTACTGCGAGGACATGATGTTCTGACCAAACCACCGCAGCATTATGCACCACAACATTGtcaaagcagcagcagcaagcaCTTTCTTGATCTTTTCCACAGGACAATCAGTCCGGACTGCTCTACCCGTTCAGTACTGCAAACGCCGCCGCGAGGGAAGCAAACCAAGCAGATTCTATCAGTACAAGAGCTCAAGGAGGCCGGAGTCAAGTTCAGAACAGACCCCACTCGAGGGCCACTAGACATCACTTTCGGCCGCGTCGCTTGGAGTTGGGGGAAGGTACTCACAATTCCTCGAATACACATTGATGATCACAGAGGCACATTGTTTCGAAACATGGTTGCATTCGAAAAATGTGACCCCAACTGCGACCAAGATGTTACAACCTATTTGTTTTTCCTCGACAGCCTCATCAACTCGGCCAAGGATGTAGGGCTCCTGCACTACCACGGAGTCCTGCACCACTCTCTAGGCAGCAACAGGAGGGTGGCGAAACTCGTCAACAACCTTTGCAAGGAGGTTGGTCCGGATGTTTCCAAGTCCTACTTGTACAAGGTGGTTAGAGACGTCAATGAGTACTATAGTTCCAAGTATGGAAAAATAAGAGGCTTCTTGGTACACCATCATTTTAGTAGCTGGTTGGTGGGCATCTCAACTCTTGCAGCATGCTTAGCTCTTTACCTAGCACTCATTCAGACCGGCTGCACAGTCGCCACTGCCAGAAAAGAATTGAGTACACATACCACATTTGGAGACTTTCTGAAAGAGTCTTTGCTTTTGCATCATATGAAAGAGTGGTGGGGATCATTTGGAAATACCGGCAGTACTGAGAATAACGCCCTTGATCGCAATGATCGACATGGAGTACTGTGTATACTACTTGAAATAGGAATCGACTTTTAA